In Flavobacterium luteolum, the DNA window AAGAAAACCAATCTTTTTATAGAAATCACAGACAACGAAGATCAGCAGGCATACAACATTGCCGATCCTACTCCATCTGCAGAAGATGCTTTAATTAAAGAACAGAATCTTTCCCGTCTGCTCTTATGCATCAAAGAACTCAAACCACATTATCAAGAAGTAATTCAGCTTCGTTATTTTCAGGAAATGTCTTATCAGGAAATTGCTGCTAAGATTGACGAACCATTAAGCAGCGTTAAAGTAAAACTTTTGCGCGCTAAAAAATTATTAGCCGAAATTATCGAACGTAATAGATAATTTATTATCTTTAATCAAAGAATAAATTATTCTCATATTTATTCTTAAAAATAATACATTTTGACAAACATTAAAAACTACAACATTTACGTTGTTAGCTCAAACCTAAACCTTTTCTGCGTATGATTTAAAGTTACTTAACCTTAAAACCCAAAAATTATGTCTAAATTAAGCATTTATGAAAACAAGTGGACCGATCTTGTTTTCGAGAACAAAAAC includes these proteins:
- a CDS encoding RNA polymerase sigma factor, coding for MEINSKIEKAKKGDQIAFTFLLDHYWNEVYAFMLKRTENETTAEDITIETFSKAFDKIASYNSEFQFNTWLIAIAKNVYIDLLRKKKTNLFIEITDNEDQQAYNIADPTPSAEDALIKEQNLSRLLLCIKELKPHYQEVIQLRYFQEMSYQEIAAKIDEPLSSVKVKLLRAKKLLAEIIERNR